A genomic segment from Planifilum fulgidum encodes:
- a CDS encoding ROK family protein, with product MYVIGLDIGGTEIKGAVVDRRGEMVCEQSIPTEALQGRERILENLFRLINQLRRGRPIYGIGIGSAGRINVLEGKVEFATSNLPGWQGLRLKNIVEERTGLPVTVDNDVHMAAQGERWKGAAENLTTFVMLTIGTGVGGAFVHRGELVRGACWSAAEWGHVVLVPGGEVCNCGLRGCLEQYLSGPALIRRARRETGREYRHGKEVFDDFCRGDPRVQEVIEGYLEDLKVALHNIQHAYDPEAIVLGGGVSESLRHPEVKRRLDQQCGKSPVPIRLIWAELGNRAGVVGSAKCAWECIQNHDLGGKWT from the coding sequence GTGTATGTGATCGGGTTGGACATTGGCGGGACGGAGATCAAGGGAGCGGTGGTGGACCGCCGGGGGGAAATGGTGTGCGAGCAATCGATTCCCACTGAAGCCCTGCAAGGACGGGAGCGGATTTTGGAGAACTTGTTCCGCCTGATCAATCAGTTGAGGCGGGGCCGTCCGATCTACGGGATTGGGATCGGCAGTGCCGGACGGATCAACGTGCTTGAAGGCAAGGTGGAATTTGCCACGTCCAATTTGCCTGGGTGGCAGGGACTTCGCTTGAAGAACATTGTGGAAGAGCGGACCGGGCTTCCCGTGACGGTGGACAACGATGTCCACATGGCGGCACAGGGAGAAAGATGGAAGGGGGCGGCAGAAAATCTAACAACTTTTGTGATGCTGACCATTGGAACCGGGGTGGGCGGTGCTTTCGTTCACCGGGGGGAACTGGTGCGCGGGGCTTGCTGGAGCGCCGCTGAATGGGGCCACGTGGTACTGGTCCCCGGAGGAGAAGTGTGTAATTGCGGTCTCAGAGGGTGTCTGGAGCAGTACCTTTCCGGTCCGGCCCTCATCCGACGAGCCCGCAGAGAAACGGGACGGGAGTATCGTCATGGGAAGGAAGTGTTTGATGATTTTTGCCGTGGGGACCCGAGAGTGCAGGAAGTTATAGAGGGTTATCTGGAGGATCTGAAAGTTGCTTTGCATAACATTCAGCATGCTTATGACCCGGAAGCAATTGTGTTGGGCGGAGGTGTGTCGGAGTCCCTCCGTCATCCGGAAGTGAAGAGACGGTTGGATCAGCAATGTGGGAAAAGTCCGGTTCCAATACGGTTGATTTGGGCGGAACTGGGCAATCGGGCCGGGGTGGTCGGGAGTGCGAAATGCGCTTGGGAGTGCATCCAAAACCATGATTTGGGAGGGAAATGGACATGA
- a CDS encoding ABC transporter substrate-binding protein, which produces MRVRKWVFSCLSLLVLFFSTACSSGATEGDQVTIEFWTMQLSPTFDEYIKGVIADYEKQHPNVKVKWVDVPWESMEQKMLSAVTANKAPDVANLNPQFAAKLAELDALVNMDEAVPSEERAKYFEGVWKANSFDGKTFGIPWYLSTQVTMYNREMFKEAGLDPDKPPTNFEELAEVAEKIKEKTGKYAFMPAMDESHFMEYLVQMGVDLTTDDGKKAAFNTPAGKKAFQYWVDLYKRGLIPKNSITEGHGKAIDMYQAGEIAILPSGPQFLKIVKENAPKIAEVTASGPQITGDSGKMNVAVMNLVVPKQSKHQKEAVDFALFITNAENQLKFCKLTAILPSVKKAAEDPYFTKLPDNAEPIDEARIISASQLPKSEVLVPPLKGYDDLKKAMNEAMQSALLGKKSVDKALADAEKKWNEILAKP; this is translated from the coding sequence ATGAGAGTTCGCAAATGGGTCTTCAGCTGTCTGTCTTTATTGGTGCTGTTTTTCTCGACTGCGTGTTCTTCCGGGGCAACCGAAGGCGATCAGGTGACGATCGAATTTTGGACAATGCAGCTTTCCCCCACATTTGATGAGTACATCAAGGGTGTGATTGCCGATTACGAAAAGCAGCATCCCAACGTCAAGGTAAAATGGGTCGATGTTCCCTGGGAAAGCATGGAGCAAAAAATGTTGTCTGCGGTGACAGCCAACAAAGCGCCGGATGTTGCCAATCTAAATCCCCAGTTTGCCGCCAAGCTGGCGGAACTGGATGCCCTTGTCAACATGGATGAGGCTGTTCCTTCCGAAGAAAGGGCCAAATACTTCGAAGGGGTATGGAAGGCCAATTCCTTCGATGGGAAAACCTTTGGAATTCCTTGGTATTTATCTACCCAAGTGACAATGTATAACCGGGAGATGTTCAAGGAAGCGGGTTTGGATCCGGATAAACCGCCGACAAATTTTGAGGAACTGGCCGAAGTGGCGGAGAAAATCAAGGAAAAGACCGGAAAATATGCGTTCATGCCGGCAATGGATGAATCTCATTTTATGGAGTATTTGGTGCAGATGGGGGTGGATCTCACTACTGACGACGGGAAAAAAGCCGCATTTAACACACCGGCTGGAAAAAAAGCCTTTCAGTATTGGGTGGATCTCTACAAGAGAGGCCTGATTCCCAAAAACAGCATCACCGAAGGGCATGGCAAAGCCATTGATATGTACCAGGCAGGGGAGATTGCCATTCTTCCATCTGGTCCACAGTTTTTGAAAATCGTCAAGGAAAACGCACCGAAGATTGCGGAGGTGACGGCTTCCGGTCCTCAAATAACCGGTGATTCCGGAAAAATGAACGTCGCGGTCATGAATCTGGTAGTGCCGAAGCAGAGCAAACATCAGAAGGAAGCGGTAGATTTCGCCCTGTTCATAACCAATGCGGAAAACCAACTGAAATTTTGCAAATTGACGGCGATCCTGCCTTCCGTGAAAAAGGCTGCGGAAGATCCGTATTTTACTAAATTGCCCGATAACGCGGAACCGATCGACGAAGCCCGAATCATCAGCGCATCTCAATTGCCCAAGTCAGAGGTGTTGGTACCGCCCTTAAAGGGTTACGACGATCTGAAGAAGGCAATGAACGAAGCGATGCAATCGGCATTACTGGGCAAAAAATCGGTTGATAAAGCATTGGCGGATGCGGAGAAGAAGTGGAACGAGATATTGGCAAAGCCTTAA
- a CDS encoding MurR/RpiR family transcriptional regulator: protein MSVTGKTSDIELKISSNWNAFTKAEKKVASRVMEQFDQVIYHSITDLAEEAGVGETTVLRFCRKLGFKGYHEFKLAVAADQVNSVASLHEDIDENDELQVMVQKITMANQKALQDTMALIDRDQLAKAIDMMLQARKVHFYGVGTSGITAQDALNRFLRIGFPAEAFTDSHLQAMAAATLTSEDVAVGITVSGSTKDTVDVLRIARESGARTVAITHFARSPVSQIADVVLLTGGRESPLQGGSLAAKIAQLHVIDLLFTGIAIRSKERALYYKEKTAKAVVDKIY, encoded by the coding sequence ATGAGTGTCACCGGAAAGACAAGTGACATTGAATTAAAAATATCCAGCAACTGGAATGCCTTCACCAAGGCGGAGAAAAAAGTGGCATCCCGGGTGATGGAACAGTTCGACCAAGTAATCTACCATTCCATCACCGATCTGGCGGAAGAAGCCGGGGTGGGGGAAACGACCGTGCTCCGCTTTTGCCGGAAGCTGGGTTTCAAGGGATACCACGAATTCAAGCTGGCAGTGGCTGCGGATCAAGTGAATTCCGTCGCCAGCCTACACGAAGATATTGACGAAAACGACGAACTCCAGGTGATGGTGCAGAAGATTACCATGGCCAACCAGAAGGCATTGCAGGACACCATGGCGTTGATCGATCGTGATCAGTTGGCGAAGGCGATCGACATGATGCTCCAGGCCCGTAAAGTTCACTTCTATGGAGTGGGGACCTCCGGGATCACAGCACAGGACGCGTTGAACCGGTTCCTCCGGATCGGTTTTCCTGCGGAGGCATTTACTGATTCCCACCTCCAAGCCATGGCTGCTGCCACCCTTACCTCAGAGGATGTGGCGGTGGGGATCACTGTGTCAGGAAGCACCAAGGATACCGTTGACGTCTTGAGAATTGCGCGGGAAAGCGGCGCCCGTACCGTGGCCATCACGCATTTTGCCCGATCCCCGGTTTCTCAGATTGCCGATGTGGTGCTGTTGACCGGCGGAAGGGAAAGCCCTCTGCAGGGAGGATCCCTTGCTGCAAAAATTGCCCAGCTTCACGTGATCGATCTTTTGTTCACCGGCATTGCGATCCGTTCGAAAGAACGGGCGCTTTACTACAAGGAAAAGACGGCGAAAGCGGTGGTGGACAAAATTTATTGA